In Silene latifolia isolate original U9 population chromosome X, ASM4854445v1, whole genome shotgun sequence, the following proteins share a genomic window:
- the LOC141618481 gene encoding splicing factor SF3a60 homolog isoform X1, whose translation MSSTLLEVTRSSHEEVERLERLVAKELTNDPTSSKDRLYQSHRVRFMLDQIINTSHKLVEIYEDKDNARKDEIAALGGHTAFGTNVFSAFYDRLKEIRDYHRRHPAVRAVDADEEYEQMFKEDPVLDFSGEEGFGRYLDLHEFYNRYINSKFGERMEYIAYLNVFSQPQLIPRKRKMTRQYREYITELLEYLIFFFERTEPLQDLDRIFTKVASEFEEQWTSGKVEGWENEGQENRHDFQASTIDLDYYTTVEELVEVGPEKLKEALAALGLKSGGTVQQRAERLFLTKNTPLEKLDKKHFAKSLRAPEQNGNADVPSRKQEDVKELALMEVKIRKLCELLQENIVRTKENAEKKQGMTYEELLQELEDEDTQADVESDDENETIYNPLKLPLGWDGKPIPYWLYKLHGLGQEFKCEICGNHIYWGRRAFERHFKEWRHQHGMRCLGIPNTKNFNEITSIQDAKELWEKIQARQGVHKWRPDLEEEYEDQEGNIYNKKTYTDLQRQGLI comes from the exons ATGTCGTCGACGCTTCTAGAAGTAACGCGATCATCTCACGAAGAAGTAGAGAGATTAGAGCGTTTAGTTGCTAAAGAACTCACAAATGATCCTACTTCTTCCAAAGATCGTCTTTATCAAAGTCATCGTGTTCGCTTTATGCTTGATCAAATCATCAATACTTCGCATAAACTT GTtgagatttatgaagataaagatAATGCTAGGAAGGATGAAATCGCGGCGCTGGGTGGACATACGGCTTTTGGTACTAATGTGTTTAGCGCCTTCTATGATAGATTGAAGGAG ATTCGTGATTACCACAGGAGGCATCCAGCTGTGCGGGCTGTTGACGCAGATGAGGAGTATGAGCAGATGTTTAAAGAGGACCCTGTCCTTGATTTCAGCGGGGAG GAAGGATTTGGTCGGTACTTGGATCTTCATGAATTTTACAATAGATACATCAATTCAAAGTTTGGTGAACGAATGGAGTATATTGCTTATCTGAATGTTTTCTCGCAGCCACAATTGATCCCTCGCAAACGAAAGATGACAAG GCAGTATAGAGAGTACATAACTGAGCTACTGGAGTATCTCATATTCTTTTTTGAGCGGACAGAGCCATTACAAGATCTTGATAGAATATTTACCAAG GTAGCATCTGAATTTGAAGAGCAATGGACAAGTGGCAAAGTAGAAGGATGGGAAAATGAGGGCCAAGAGAATCGACATGACTTTCAGGCTTCTACAATTGATCTCGACTATTATACTACAGTGGAAGAGCTAGTTGAAGTAGGCCCTGAAAAGTTGAAAGAG GCCTTGGCTGCTCTAGGACTAAAATCTGGTGGTACTGTTCAACAAAGAGCAGAGAGGTTATTTCTTACTAAG AACACCCCTCTGGAAAAGCTGGATAAGAAGCATTTTGCCAAGTCTCTACGTGCGCCAGAGCAGAATGGTAACGCGGATGTGCCATCTAGGAAGCAAGAAGATGTCAAGGAGTTGGCTTTGATGGAGGTGAAAATAAGAAAGCTTTGTGAACTGCTACAAGAG AACATAGTCCGAACAAAAGAAAATGCTGAGAAGAAACAGGGAATGACTTATGAGGAACTGTTACAGGAGCTAGAGGAC GAGGATACACAAGCTGACGTTGAAAGTGATGATGAAAACGAAACTATATACAATCCCTTGAAGTTGCCACTTGGCTGGGATGGCAAACCAATACCATATTGGTTGTATAAGCTTCATGGTCTTGGACAG GAATTCAagtgtgaaatttgtggaaatcATATTTACTGGGGCCGTAGAGCTTTTGAGAGGCATTTTAAGGAATGGCGTCACCAGCATGGAATGCGTTGTCTTGGTATTCCAAACACAAAGAATTTCAATGAAATTACTTCTATTCAG GATGCGAAAGAGCTCTGGGAGAAAATTCAAGCAAGACAAGGAGTGCATAAGTGGCGCCCAGACCTCGAGGAAGAATATGAAGATCAGGAGGGTAACATCTATAACAAGAAAACATACACCGATCTACAACGCCAGGGGTTGATCTAA
- the LOC141618481 gene encoding splicing factor SF3a60 homolog isoform X2 produces MFPLQHRKDLEGKLSPTISPSLPFPFPFLFPPSRPFPPFLVSKQGLKEAIKDEIASLRGCSAFRTNVFTAFYGRSKEIRDYHRRHPAVRAVDADEEYEQMFKEDPVLDFSGEEGFGRYLDLHEFYNRYINSKFGERMEYIAYLNVFSQPQLIPRKRKMTRQYREYITELLEYLIFFFERTEPLQDLDRIFTKVASEFEEQWTSGKVEGWENEGQENRHDFQASTIDLDYYTTVEELVEVGPEKLKEALAALGLKSGGTVQQRAERLFLTKNTPLEKLDKKHFAKSLRAPEQNGNADVPSRKQEDVKELALMEVKIRKLCELLQENIVRTKENAEKKQGMTYEELLQELEDEDTQADVESDDENETIYNPLKLPLGWDGKPIPYWLYKLHGLGQEFKCEICGNHIYWGRRAFERHFKEWRHQHGMRCLGIPNTKNFNEITSIQDAKELWEKIQARQGVHKWRPDLEEEYEDQEGNIYNKKTYTDLQRQGLI; encoded by the exons ATGTTTCCCCTCCAACataggaaagatttggagggaaagctGTCACCCACCATTTCcccttccctccctttccctttccctttcctctTTCCCCCTTCCCGACCTTTCCCACCATTTTtggtatccaaacaaggccttaaGGAAGCTATAAAGGATGAAATTGCTTCGCTTCGTGGATGTTCTGCTTTCCGTACCAATGTGTTTACCGCCTTTTATGGTAGATCGAAGGAG ATTCGTGATTACCACAGGAGGCATCCAGCTGTGCGGGCTGTTGACGCAGATGAGGAGTATGAGCAGATGTTTAAAGAGGACCCTGTCCTTGATTTCAGCGGGGAG GAAGGATTTGGTCGGTACTTGGATCTTCATGAATTTTACAATAGATACATCAATTCAAAGTTTGGTGAACGAATGGAGTATATTGCTTATCTGAATGTTTTCTCGCAGCCACAATTGATCCCTCGCAAACGAAAGATGACAAG GCAGTATAGAGAGTACATAACTGAGCTACTGGAGTATCTCATATTCTTTTTTGAGCGGACAGAGCCATTACAAGATCTTGATAGAATATTTACCAAG GTAGCATCTGAATTTGAAGAGCAATGGACAAGTGGCAAAGTAGAAGGATGGGAAAATGAGGGCCAAGAGAATCGACATGACTTTCAGGCTTCTACAATTGATCTCGACTATTATACTACAGTGGAAGAGCTAGTTGAAGTAGGCCCTGAAAAGTTGAAAGAG GCCTTGGCTGCTCTAGGACTAAAATCTGGTGGTACTGTTCAACAAAGAGCAGAGAGGTTATTTCTTACTAAG AACACCCCTCTGGAAAAGCTGGATAAGAAGCATTTTGCCAAGTCTCTACGTGCGCCAGAGCAGAATGGTAACGCGGATGTGCCATCTAGGAAGCAAGAAGATGTCAAGGAGTTGGCTTTGATGGAGGTGAAAATAAGAAAGCTTTGTGAACTGCTACAAGAG AACATAGTCCGAACAAAAGAAAATGCTGAGAAGAAACAGGGAATGACTTATGAGGAACTGTTACAGGAGCTAGAGGAC GAGGATACACAAGCTGACGTTGAAAGTGATGATGAAAACGAAACTATATACAATCCCTTGAAGTTGCCACTTGGCTGGGATGGCAAACCAATACCATATTGGTTGTATAAGCTTCATGGTCTTGGACAG GAATTCAagtgtgaaatttgtggaaatcATATTTACTGGGGCCGTAGAGCTTTTGAGAGGCATTTTAAGGAATGGCGTCACCAGCATGGAATGCGTTGTCTTGGTATTCCAAACACAAAGAATTTCAATGAAATTACTTCTATTCAG GATGCGAAAGAGCTCTGGGAGAAAATTCAAGCAAGACAAGGAGTGCATAAGTGGCGCCCAGACCTCGAGGAAGAATATGAAGATCAGGAGGGTAACATCTATAACAAGAAAACATACACCGATCTACAACGCCAGGGGTTGATCTAA